The genomic region CTGTGAGGAAGTCATGAAGGAACCCGGGTGCGAGCAGTTCGAGGTGTTCCACAGCGTCGTGAACCCGGACAAGATGGTGATCATCGAGCGTTGGGTGGATCAGGCCGCCCTGGACGTGCACGCGCAGGTGAACGCCACGCGGCCGCCGCTCAAGCCCGAGCTTCGCGCCGGCGCCACCGAGCGCGAGGACTACGAGTACAACCGCACCCGCTAGGAGCCGCCGTCCATGCCCGCAGCACTCGAAGGCATCAAGATCCTCGACGTCACCAACTACATCGCCGGTCCCTACGCGTCGCTCCTGCTGGCCGACCTGGGCGCCGACGTGTACAAGATCGAGACCCCCGGCAAGGGGGACCCGTTCCGCACCTGGGACAAGGAGCCCAAGGACTACAGCCCGAGCTTCTGCGCGCTCAACCGCAACAAGAAGAGCGTCACCCTCGACATGAAAGCGCCGGAGGGCCGGGAGGTGTTCCTCAAGCTGGCCAGGGAAGCGGACGTCATCGTCGAGAACCTGCGCCCCGGCGTGGTGGACCGGCTGGGCATCGGCTACGACGTGGTGCGGGAGATGAACCCGCGCATCATCTATTGCTCCATCTCCGCCTTCGGGCAGGAAGGCCCGTACCGGGAGCGGCCCGGCTACGACACCATCGGCCAGTCCCTGAGTGGCTTGTTGAGCGTGCTCACCGACGTCGAGCAGCCCCACGGCCCCGGGGCGGCCTTCTCCGACCATCTCGGCGGCATCTTTGGCTGCTACGGCGTGCTCGCGGCGCTGGCCGCGCGCGAGCGCACCGGCGTGGGCCAGAAGGTGGAGACCTCGCTCCTGGAGTCCACCATCTGCTTCCTCGGCCTGAGCATGACCCAGTACCTCTTCAGCGGCGAGGTGCCGAGCATGCGCAGCCGCATCAAGACCGCGGGCGTCTACGCGCTGGTGGCGGGCGACGGCAAGCCCTTCGTCATCCACCTGTCCCATCCGCCGAAGTTCTGGATCGGCGTCACCGAGGTCATGGGGCGGCCGGACTTCCAGACGGACGAGCGCACCAAGGACCGCCCGGCGCGCGCCAAGAACTACGACTTCATCTCCGAGACCTTCGGCGCGGTGGTGCAATCGGAGCCGCGCGAGCACTGGCTCGCGGAGCTGCGCGCCCGGGACGTGCCGTGCGCGCCCCTCAACAACTTCGCCGAGGTCTTCGAGGATCCTCAGGTGCAGTACCTGGACCGGCTCATGGACGTGGACCATCCCGAGTTCGGCCCGTTCAAGCTGGTGCGCAACGGCCTGAACCTGCTGGACACCCCCATCACACTCAAGCTCCGGCCCCCGACCCTGGGCGAGCACAACGAGGAGACCCTGAAGGAGCTGGGCTACGCCCCCGAGGAAATCCGCTCCCTCCAGGAAAGAAACATCGTATGACCGGCGTCGTGCTCCCGTGCTCAAGCCGGAATCCATGAGCCCGGCGTCTTCGAGTCTCGGCTCCCGCGCATGGGCCGCGTTGCGCCGGAGCGTGGCCGACCTGCGCGCGCGCTTGCCCGCCATCCTCACCGCCCTGGCGGTAGGCATTCCCGCGGGGTACCTGTGCGACTCGCTGGACCTGCCCATTCCCTGGATGATCGGCCCCATGGTGGCCATCGCCGCGCTCAACCTGCTGGGCGTCTCCATGGACTCGCCGCCCTACGCGCGACAGATGGGGCAGGTGGTGCTCGGCTCGGGAATCTCCCTGTACTTCACCCCGCCGGTGGTGGTGGCGCTGGCCGCCAACTGGCTGCCCATCATCCTGTCCACCCTGGCGACCTTTCTTATCGGTGCTCTGGGAGCGGTGATCCTGAGCCGGGTCTCGGGAGTCGAGACCCGATCGACCTTCTTCGCGTCCATCCCGGGCGGCGCCATGGCCATGGCCAACCTGGCGCACCGCTACGGCGCGCAGATCGCGCCGGTGGCGGTGGCCCACAGCCTGCGGGTCTCCATCCTCGTGTTGGTGATTCCCTTCGCCCTGACCTACGGCGGCATCCCGCTGGAGACCGGCGACTACCGCCCGACGGTGCCCCTGGACGTGGGCGTGCTGTTGCCCTGGCTCCTCGCCGGTTTCGTGCTCGGCGAGACCTCCGAACGCCTGCACATTCACAACGGCTACCTCCTCATGCCGATTTTCTTCGGCGCCGCGTTCACGGTGAGCGAGGTGCCGCTCTCGGCCGTGCCCCAGTGGATGACCAACTTCGCCCAGCTCATGTTCGGCCTGGTGCTCGGGGCGCGCTACGAACGCGCCTTCTTCATGCGCTACAAGCTGTTCATCCCGTTCGCCCTGCTCAACTCGTTCTTCGTGCTGGCGGCGTCGGTGGTGCTGGCGGCGGCGCTGTCCTGGGGCTTCCACCTCCCCATCGCCACCATGATCATCTCCACCTCCCCCGGCGGTCTGGCGGAGATGGCCATCACCGCCCAGGCGCTGGGAATCGGAGTCCCCGCGGTGATCGCCTTTCATCTGGCCCGAATCGTGGTAGTGAACATGGGCACACAGCACATCTACGTCGGCGCCACCCGCTGGCTGCCGCGACTCGGCCGCCGGTGATTCGCGGCGCGGGTTGGGCGTGCGCGGCCCGCGCCATGCCCAATCTCAGCTCAGGAGGAACCATGGAAGAGAAGATCCGGTTTTTCAGCGGCCCCGGCTACGGCCTGTCCGCGGTCATCACCGTTCCCGACGACCACGAGCGGTCCCATCGCCACCCCGGCGTCATTCTGTGCCAGGGATACGCCGGCCTCAAGGACGCGCTCATGCCCGCGGTGGCCGAACGCATGGCCGCCGAAGGATACGTGACGCTCCGTTTCGACTATCGCGGCTTCGGCGAGAGCGAGGGGCCGCGTCATCGTCTGATCCCGCTGGAACAGGTCGAGGACATCCGCAACGGCCTTACCTGCCTCGGCGTGCGCCCGGAGGTGGACCCCGACCGCCTCGCCATCTGGGGCACCAGCTTCGGCGGCGCCCACGCGGCCTACGCCGCCGCCGCCGATGAGCGGGTCCGCTGCATCGTCAGCGTCGTGGGGGTCGGCGACGGCGAACGCTGGCTCCGTTGCCTGCGCCGCGAATGGGAATGGCAGGCATTCCTGAAGGAACTCGACGACGACCGCGACCGGCGGGTGCTGAGCGGCCAATCCCGGCGCGTCCACCCCTACCACATCATGGAGACGACTCCGGAGGGCTGGGAGTTCTGGAAGGAAACCGTAGCCGCCAACCCGGACAGAGGCGAGGTGGAAATGCCCTTGGAGTGCGCCGACGCCATCATCGAGTACAAGCCCGAGTCCGTCGCCCACGAAATCGGTTGCCCGGCCCTCTATGTCTCCGCCGAGCTTGACACCCTCACCCCGCTCGAAGAACAGTTGAACCTCTACGAGAGCTCACCCGACCCCAAGGACTACGTGGTGATTCCGGACGTCAACCATCACGACATCTACAAGGAGCCGCACCTGAGCCACCTGCTCGACCTGTCCGTGGCGTGGTTCGACGAGTACCTGAAGGAGGTGGGCGACTAGTGTCGCGTCCCGCGACACTAGAACGTCGCTGACCCCCGCACCACCTCCACCACCCGCTCCGGCCGGAGCGGCAGATCCTTCACCCTTACGCCCCCCAACGCGTTGGCGACGGCGTTGCCGATGGCGGGTTCCACCGGGCCGAGGGCGGCTTCGCCCATGCCCTTGGCGCCGAAGGGGCCGTCGGGATGGGGGTGTTCGACGAGGAGCGAAGTGAAGGTCTCGGGGTGGTCCTGCATGGACGGGGGCAGGTAGCTCAGGAAGGTGCAGTTGATGGGCTGGCCGTTGTCGAAGACCATCTCCTCGAACAGCGACGAGCCCAGGGACATGAGCATGGAGCCTTCGTTCTGCAGGTGGCACTGGCGTGGATTGATGGCCTTGCCCGCGTCCACCGCGGTGGCGAGGCGCACCACGCGCACCTTGCCGGTCTCGGTGTCCACCTCCACCTCGGCGGCACAGGCGGACAGGAAGAAGAAGGCCGACGCCTTGCCCTTGCCGGTGGCGGGATCGACGCCGCCGCGGCTCTGGAAGCCGGCGTTGCCGAACAGACTGCCCACGGCGCCGCCGAAACGGGCGCGGAAAAGGTCGCCGAAGGCGAGACGCCGTTCCGGGACGCCCGCCACCTGCACGTGGCCGTCGCGCAGCTCCAGGTCCGCCACATCGGCCTCCAGCTCGCCGGCGCCGATCTCCAGAAGCTGGTCGGCGACCTGGCGGGCCGCCGCGACGGCGGCGTTGCCCATGCTGAACACCGTGCGGCTGGAGCTGGTGGACTGGTCGAAGGGGGTCACGTCGGTGTCGGGGAGGGTGACGGAAACCCGTTCCTGCGGGATTCCCAGCACCTCGCCCACCATCTGCGCCAGGCTCGTCTGGACTCCCTGCCCGATATCCACGCTGCCGGACAAGAGCGTGGCGGAACCGTCGGCGTTGAGCCGCAAGCCGGCGGAGGAATGGGACGGCGTCATGGTGGTCTTGATCATGACCGCCAGACCCTTGCCGCGCACCAGCGGCCCCGCCGCCCGGGACGCCTGCTCCGCGCCGCCCTGCCACTCCACCGCCTCGGCCGCGGCCCGCAGGCAGTCCTCCAGCCCCACCGCTTCCAGGGTATCGCCGGTGACGAACACGTCGCCGTCGTGCACCAGGTTCCTGAGCCGCATCTCCAGCGGATCCAGTTCCAGGCGCCGCGCCATGTCGTCCATCTGCGCCTCGTAGGCCCAGCACACCTGGGGCACGCCGAAGCCCCGGTAGGGTCCGGTGGGCGGGGTGTTGGTGTACACGCAGTAGGAAGTCAGGCGCTGATGCGGGATGCGGTAGGGTCCGCCGGAAACCTCGCCGCCGTTGCGCGAAGTCGAGGGACCGGTCAAGGCGTAGGCGCCGGTGTCGTAGACCGCTTCCACCTGCCGCGCCAGGATCGTGCCGTCGCGCTTGACGCCGGTCTTGATGCGCACCGCCGCCGCGTGGCAGTGGCCGGTGAGGAAGACTTCCTCGCGCGTGAGCTTCCACTGGACCGGCCGGCCGGCCTTCCGCGCCAACGCCGCGGCCAGGGGTTCGAGCCGCAGGTGCACCTTGCCGCCGTAGCCGCCGCCGACATACGGCACCACCACCCGCACCATGGACTGCGGCAACTCGAAAAGCTCCGCGAGCTGGACCCGGATGGACGAGGGGTTCTGCGTGGCCGAATGGACCGTGAGCTTGCCCGCCGCGTCCCAGGAGGCGGTGACCACGTGGGGTTCGAGGTGGCCGTGCTGGATCTTGGGGGTGGTATAGGTGTCCTCGAACACCAGGTCCGAGGAGGCGAAACCCTCGTCGACGTCACCGCGCCCGACGCTGTAGGAAGTCAGCACGTTGCCCCGGTCCTCGTAGTGGTAGTGGCCCTTGTCGAGACGGCTCTCGGACTGCACGCGAGCCTCGTGCAGCCGCGGCGCGGCAGGAGACATGGCCTCGATCGGATCCAGCACCGGCTCAAGGGGCTCGTATTCCACCCGGATGAGATCGAGAGCTTCCTCGGCGATATCCGGCTCTTCGGCCGCCAGCGCGGCCACCACCTCGCCTGCGTAGCGCACACGATCCACCGCCACGATGGGCTGGTCCTTGACCACGGGTCCGAAGTGGGAGTTCGCCGCCGAGAGGTCCGCGCGGGTGAGCACCGCCACGACGCCGGGCAAGGCTTCCGCGGCGCCCGCGTCCACGGACACCAGCCGGGCGTGGGGATGGACACTCCGCAGCACCTTGACGTGGCACAGGCCCGGAAACTCCAGGTCGCCCGTGTACTGGGCCGCCCCGGTGACCTTCGCCGGTCCATCCACCCGCGAGGCGTTTTCGCCGATGGAACTCATGCCGGGTCAGGCCTCCGCCGCCGCCCAGAGCACGCGGATGGCGGGCAGGCCGAGGAACTGGCTGCCCCGTTTCTGCCGTCCGATGCGCTCCCACGTGTCACCCCGGTCGCCGCTCCGGTAGATGTCCCCCTCCCCCGGCGGTCCGGCGGTGTGGCCTCGAGCCACGTCACCGAAGGCGGCGATGATCGCGTTGCCGTCATAGGGGTCGCGGGCCAGTTGCCAGCACATGCCGGGGTGCGTCACCGGCAAGCCGGCGCCCACCTGCCGCCAGGTTCGGCCCGAGTCCTCGCTCCGGTAGATGCGGCCGTCGGCGCCGGTGGGGCGGTCCCAATACTGGGGCGAGCCGTGCCCGCCCGCCAGGAACAGTGCCGGTGGGTCCCCCGGCAGCATCACCAGATCGTGGAAGTAGTCGCTCTCCATGCCCCGCTCGGCACGCTGCCAGCCGGCCTCTGGCGGGTCGCCGCGAAAGAACCCGCGGGAGGTGGCGGTGAAGAAGGTGGCGGGGTTCTCGGGCGAACGGACGATCATGTGCACGTCCGGATACTCGATGCCGTCGCTCACGTCCTCCCAGGTCTCGCCCCGGTCGAAGCTGCGCACGATGCCGCCGTGCTCCAGCGCCAGGTAGAGGGTATCGGTGTTGTCGGGGTCGATGTAGATGTGGCGCACGTGGCCGTGGTGCGGCGGGTACGGGAACCACCAGTGGTGTTGCACCTCCGGGGGCAGGGCGCGCAGGCCTTCGAGCTCCTCCCAGGAGTCCCCGCCGTCCTCGCTGCGGAACAGCATCACCGGCTCGGTGCCGGCATAGACCACCCGGTCCTCGCCCGGGTCCACGGTGACCCAGCGGATGTCGCCATCGAGCACCCGGCGCCAGTTACGCCCCTGGTCGCGCGTGCGGTAGAGGCCGTCCTGGGTCACGCCGGCGTAGACCACCTCGGGGTTGGCGCGGCAGCCCCAGACCGAGTCCACCACTTGGTCCGGGAAGAAGCTCTGATACTCTCGCGACCCCCGCATCGAGGTCCAGATATCCCCCACGCCGCGCAGGATCACCATGCCCGCCTGGGTGCCGGCGTACAGTCTGAGAGCCTCGGCCACGTGCTGTCTCCTCCGCGGCGGTCCCGCCCGCGTGTCAGGCCCGCTGCAGCCTCTCCAGGAAGGTCCCCGAGTCCATCACCACGCCGAAGTGCTTGTCGAAGTTCTGTAGCGTCGCCGCCTGTTCCTCGTCCGAGAAGCAGGCATTGCAGTCCGAGAGGAACAGTACCTTGAAGTCGCGCATGGCGCCGTCCCGGGCGGTGCTGTCGCAGCACACGTTGGTGGCGACCCCGGTGATGGCGATGGTGTCCCGCCCCAGCCGCCGCAGCACGTTTTC from Deltaproteobacteria bacterium harbors:
- a CDS encoding antibiotic biosynthesis monooxygenase, which encodes MSLRLIVTINAVEGKGAELAGAYRGRCEEVMKEPGCEQFEVFHSVVNPDKMVIIERWVDQAALDVHAQVNATRPPLKPELRAGATEREDYEYNRTR
- a CDS encoding CoA transferase translates to MPAALEGIKILDVTNYIAGPYASLLLADLGADVYKIETPGKGDPFRTWDKEPKDYSPSFCALNRNKKSVTLDMKAPEGREVFLKLAREADVIVENLRPGVVDRLGIGYDVVREMNPRIIYCSISAFGQEGPYRERPGYDTIGQSLSGLLSVLTDVEQPHGPGAAFSDHLGGIFGCYGVLAALAARERTGVGQKVETSLLESTICFLGLSMTQYLFSGEVPSMRSRIKTAGVYALVAGDGKPFVIHLSHPPKFWIGVTEVMGRPDFQTDERTKDRPARAKNYDFISETFGAVVQSEPREHWLAELRARDVPCAPLNNFAEVFEDPQVQYLDRLMDVDHPEFGPFKLVRNGLNLLDTPITLKLRPPTLGEHNEETLKELGYAPEEIRSLQERNIV
- a CDS encoding AbrB family transcriptional regulator; amino-acid sequence: MSPASSSLGSRAWAALRRSVADLRARLPAILTALAVGIPAGYLCDSLDLPIPWMIGPMVAIAALNLLGVSMDSPPYARQMGQVVLGSGISLYFTPPVVVALAANWLPIILSTLATFLIGALGAVILSRVSGVETRSTFFASIPGGAMAMANLAHRYGAQIAPVAVAHSLRVSILVLVIPFALTYGGIPLETGDYRPTVPLDVGVLLPWLLAGFVLGETSERLHIHNGYLLMPIFFGAAFTVSEVPLSAVPQWMTNFAQLMFGLVLGARYERAFFMRYKLFIPFALLNSFFVLAASVVLAAALSWGFHLPIATMIISTSPGGLAEMAITAQALGIGVPAVIAFHLARIVVVNMGTQHIYVGATRWLPRLGRR
- a CDS encoding alpha/beta fold hydrolase translates to MEEKIRFFSGPGYGLSAVITVPDDHERSHRHPGVILCQGYAGLKDALMPAVAERMAAEGYVTLRFDYRGFGESEGPRHRLIPLEQVEDIRNGLTCLGVRPEVDPDRLAIWGTSFGGAHAAYAAAADERVRCIVSVVGVGDGERWLRCLRREWEWQAFLKELDDDRDRRVLSGQSRRVHPYHIMETTPEGWEFWKETVAANPDRGEVEMPLECADAIIEYKPESVAHEIGCPALYVSAELDTLTPLEEQLNLYESSPDPKDYVVIPDVNHHDIYKEPHLSHLLDLSVAWFDEYLKEVGD
- a CDS encoding xanthine dehydrogenase family protein molybdopterin-binding subunit, which produces MSSIGENASRVDGPAKVTGAAQYTGDLEFPGLCHVKVLRSVHPHARLVSVDAGAAEALPGVVAVLTRADLSAANSHFGPVVKDQPIVAVDRVRYAGEVVAALAAEEPDIAEEALDLIRVEYEPLEPVLDPIEAMSPAAPRLHEARVQSESRLDKGHYHYEDRGNVLTSYSVGRGDVDEGFASSDLVFEDTYTTPKIQHGHLEPHVVTASWDAAGKLTVHSATQNPSSIRVQLAELFELPQSMVRVVVPYVGGGYGGKVHLRLEPLAAALARKAGRPVQWKLTREEVFLTGHCHAAAVRIKTGVKRDGTILARQVEAVYDTGAYALTGPSTSRNGGEVSGGPYRIPHQRLTSYCVYTNTPPTGPYRGFGVPQVCWAYEAQMDDMARRLELDPLEMRLRNLVHDGDVFVTGDTLEAVGLEDCLRAAAEAVEWQGGAEQASRAAGPLVRGKGLAVMIKTTMTPSHSSAGLRLNADGSATLLSGSVDIGQGVQTSLAQMVGEVLGIPQERVSVTLPDTDVTPFDQSTSSSRTVFSMGNAAVAAARQVADQLLEIGAGELEADVADLELRDGHVQVAGVPERRLAFGDLFRARFGGAVGSLFGNAGFQSRGGVDPATGKGKASAFFFLSACAAEVEVDTETGKVRVVRLATAVDAGKAINPRQCHLQNEGSMLMSLGSSLFEEMVFDNGQPINCTFLSYLPPSMQDHPETFTSLLVEHPHPDGPFGAKGMGEAALGPVEPAIGNAVANALGGVRVKDLPLRPERVVEVVRGSATF